Proteins encoded in a region of the Anguilla anguilla isolate fAngAng1 chromosome 10, fAngAng1.pri, whole genome shotgun sequence genome:
- the LOC118237119 gene encoding C-C motif chemokine 20-like, with protein MTSYASAFCLGLLCLFCCSSVTQGEQALDCCLKVSQAPIPKRIVKGYEKQVKGQGCDINAVVFTSLRNRKLCAPTNPSWVKDLMVAVDTKLKWCREKSFRPKRCQGLQE; from the exons ATGACCTCATACGCCTCTGCCTTCTGCCTCGGGCTACTCTGCCTGTTCTGCTGCTCCAGCG tgACTCAGGGAGAACAGGCTCTGGACTGCTGCCTGAAAGTCAGCCAGGCCCCTATACCCAAAAGAATCGTCAAGGGCTACGAGAAGCAGGTCAAGGGTCAAGGCTGTGACATCAACGCTGTCGT CTTCACCAGCCTGCGAAACAGGAAGCTGTGCGCTCCGACGAACCCGAGCTGGGTCAAGGATCTGATGGTCGCCGTGGACACCAAGCTGAAGTGGTGCAGGGAGAAAAGCTTCCGG CCGAAGCGGTGTCAGGGGCTGCAGGAGTAA